One Thermoflexus sp. genomic region harbors:
- a CDS encoding penicillin-binding protein 2, with protein MRETGSTLRLHPVAFPPALFLGLVVIRLIYLTFYAPGEPLGVQSLELRLEAQRGRILDRHGAVLAIDAPRYQVVLEYPPIAYGGDPTRRAKWLQQVDEVLNPLLGFSVQEAARGWPDTGWQFPVARGIPEDLARVVSRRVGETGLRGVRVMPYWKRVYPEGSLLATVVGFVFFGPGDQGMEGRQGAAGVEKAYDEFLRGKPVTLRVPVDAEGRPLPVREEALTQPEPGGEVVLTIDRTIQAMVAEELARGLQESGAQRGDAVVLRPRTGEILAMVSLPSFDPNSPETLDRDARNPVVQDLYEPGSVFKILTMAAALESGVIRPEDRYLDQGCVEFGGAPICNWDRDRYPGGRGWLDMTELLIYSRNVGAAHLARLLGPERFYAALHAFGIGEPTDVDLPYEAVMRVRAYGDPDWREADLGRQSFGQAVSVTPLQMAVAASAVANDGLIMRPFVVQEVRTPEGVKRTEPRIRRRAISAQTARTLREMLAAVIEREAVKARVPGYRMAGKTGTAQIPTPLGYDPRDTIASFVGFGPVEDPQVLILVKLDRPRRSPWGSEEAAPVFARIAARILPLLGVPPSSSGP; from the coding sequence ATGAGGGAAACGGGATCGACGCTGCGGTTGCATCCGGTGGCGTTCCCGCCTGCCCTGTTCCTCGGGCTGGTGGTGATCCGCCTGATCTATCTGACCTTCTATGCGCCGGGGGAGCCGCTGGGCGTTCAGTCTCTGGAGTTGCGGCTCGAAGCACAGCGAGGCCGGATCCTGGATCGCCACGGGGCGGTGCTGGCCATCGATGCGCCGCGGTATCAGGTCGTTCTGGAATATCCGCCTATCGCCTACGGAGGAGATCCGACCCGTCGGGCAAAGTGGTTGCAACAGGTGGATGAGGTCCTGAATCCCCTGCTGGGGTTCTCTGTCCAGGAGGCCGCGCGGGGCTGGCCGGATACCGGGTGGCAATTTCCGGTGGCCAGGGGGATCCCGGAGGATCTGGCCCGGGTGGTCAGCCGACGGGTCGGGGAGACCGGCCTCCGGGGGGTGCGGGTGATGCCTTACTGGAAACGGGTGTATCCGGAGGGTTCGTTGCTGGCCACGGTGGTTGGCTTCGTGTTCTTCGGGCCGGGAGATCAGGGCATGGAAGGACGGCAGGGCGCCGCCGGGGTGGAGAAAGCCTACGATGAATTCCTGCGCGGCAAGCCGGTGACCCTGCGCGTCCCAGTGGATGCGGAAGGACGCCCGTTGCCGGTGAGGGAGGAGGCGCTGACCCAGCCCGAGCCGGGGGGAGAGGTGGTGCTGACCATCGATCGGACAATCCAGGCGATGGTGGCGGAGGAGCTGGCGCGGGGCTTGCAGGAGAGCGGGGCGCAGCGAGGGGATGCCGTGGTGCTCCGCCCTCGCACCGGTGAGATCCTGGCGATGGTGAGCCTGCCGTCCTTCGATCCCAATTCCCCGGAGACCCTGGATCGAGATGCCCGCAACCCGGTGGTCCAGGATCTCTATGAGCCGGGGTCGGTGTTCAAGATCCTCACCATGGCGGCGGCCCTGGAGAGCGGGGTGATCCGGCCGGAGGATCGTTATCTGGACCAGGGGTGCGTGGAATTCGGGGGGGCGCCGATCTGCAACTGGGATCGGGATCGTTACCCGGGCGGGCGGGGCTGGCTGGATATGACGGAGCTTTTGATCTACTCCCGGAACGTGGGCGCGGCCCACCTGGCCCGCCTCCTGGGTCCGGAGCGGTTCTACGCGGCTCTTCACGCTTTCGGGATCGGGGAGCCCACGGATGTGGATCTCCCCTACGAGGCAGTGATGCGGGTGCGAGCATATGGAGATCCAGACTGGCGGGAGGCCGATCTGGGGCGTCAGTCTTTTGGGCAAGCAGTCTCCGTGACGCCTTTGCAGATGGCCGTGGCGGCATCCGCGGTGGCCAACGATGGCCTGATCATGCGGCCCTTCGTGGTGCAGGAGGTCCGCACCCCGGAGGGGGTGAAGCGGACGGAACCCCGGATCCGCCGTCGGGCGATATCCGCCCAGACGGCGCGGACGCTGCGGGAGATGCTGGCGGCGGTGATCGAGCGGGAGGCGGTGAAGGCTCGGGTGCCGGGTTACCGGATGGCCGGCAAAACCGGGACGGCCCAGATCCCCACGCCGCTGGGTTACGATCCCCGGGATACCATCGCCTCCTTTGTCGGATTCGGTCCGGTAGAGGATCCGCAGGTGCTGATCCTGGTGAAGCTGGATCGCCCCCGGCGCTCGCCGTGGGGCTCCGAGGAGGCCGCCCCGGTGTTCGCCCGGATCGCTGCGAGGATCCTGCCGCTGTTGGGGGTCCCACCATCGTCGTCAGGGCCGTAA
- a CDS encoding MDR/zinc-dependent alcohol dehydrogenase-like family protein — MLAVYLNRGLEIRRDYPVPPPPPGEARVRVRIAGICKTDLELMRGYLDFQGIPGHEFVGVVEEAPGHPEWIGKRVVGEINAACGICPTCRAGRPTHCPHRTTLGISGRDGAFAEYLLLPVVNLHEVPPEIPDEAAVFVEPLAAALEITEQIHIHPTDRVVVLGDGKLGQLVAQVLQLTGCDLLVIGRNRNKLDLLARRGIPTALVEEVDALSADVVVECTGSPEGFHLARRWVRPRGTLVLKSTYHGTVEANLTMIAVDEVVVIGSRCGPFPPALRLLQQGLVDVLPLIHARYPLREAAQAFEHAARKGVLKVLLDVSP; from the coding sequence ATGCTGGCCGTTTACCTGAACCGGGGGCTGGAGATTCGACGCGACTATCCGGTGCCTCCGCCACCACCGGGGGAAGCCCGCGTTCGAGTGAGGATCGCTGGAATTTGCAAGACAGATCTGGAGCTGATGCGCGGCTACCTTGATTTCCAGGGCATCCCCGGCCATGAGTTCGTGGGCGTGGTGGAAGAGGCCCCGGGTCACCCCGAATGGATCGGCAAACGGGTGGTCGGCGAGATCAACGCTGCCTGTGGGATCTGCCCTACATGTCGGGCCGGGCGGCCCACCCATTGCCCCCATCGGACCACCCTGGGGATCTCCGGCCGCGATGGCGCGTTCGCGGAATATCTTCTCCTGCCCGTGGTGAACCTTCACGAGGTCCCCCCGGAGATCCCCGATGAAGCAGCGGTGTTCGTGGAGCCTCTGGCGGCGGCCCTGGAGATCACCGAACAGATTCACATCCATCCGACCGACCGCGTGGTGGTGCTGGGCGATGGGAAGCTCGGCCAGCTGGTCGCGCAGGTGTTGCAGCTCACCGGGTGCGATCTCCTGGTGATCGGGCGGAACCGGAACAAGCTGGATCTCCTGGCCCGGCGGGGGATCCCCACCGCGCTGGTGGAGGAAGTGGACGCGCTATCCGCCGATGTGGTGGTGGAATGCACCGGTTCTCCAGAAGGCTTCCATCTCGCCCGCCGATGGGTGCGCCCGCGGGGAACGCTGGTCCTGAAGAGCACCTATCACGGCACGGTGGAAGCCAACTTGACCATGATCGCCGTGGACGAGGTGGTGGTGATCGGCTCCCGTTGTGGACCATTTCCACCGGCCCTCCGGCTCCTCCAGCAGGGGCTTGTCGATGTGTTGCCGCTGATCCACGCTCGCTATCCGTTGCGCGAGGCTGCCCAGGCCTTTGAACACGCCGCCCGCAAGGGCGTGTTGAAGGTCCTGCTGGATGTTTCCCCATGA
- the mraZ gene encoding division/cell wall cluster transcriptional repressor MraZ, protein MRGRRKNELEPPVLPPGDPPMFLGEYRHGIDAKGRMFLPARYRPFFAAGAVLTRGLEPCLYLFTLPEWRRVAERISQLPLTAPEAREWRRFFFGGAFDVIPDEQGRILIPASLRAYAGLEGQAVIVGVHTYLEIWSPSAWQEILGRFQNGRIPPEHWMKLEI, encoded by the coding sequence ATGAGAGGACGACGGAAAAACGAGCTGGAGCCACCGGTGCTTCCCCCGGGGGATCCCCCGATGTTCCTGGGGGAGTATCGGCATGGGATCGATGCGAAGGGGCGGATGTTCCTCCCGGCGCGTTATCGGCCGTTTTTTGCGGCGGGAGCGGTGCTGACCAGAGGCCTGGAGCCCTGTCTGTATTTGTTCACGCTTCCCGAATGGCGGCGGGTGGCGGAGCGGATCAGCCAGTTGCCTCTCACGGCCCCGGAGGCCCGTGAATGGCGCCGGTTCTTCTTCGGCGGGGCCTTTGATGTGATCCCCGATGAGCAGGGTCGGATTCTCATCCCCGCTTCTCTCCGGGCGTATGCGGGCCTGGAGGGTCAAGCCGTGATTGTGGGCGTTCACACATATCTGGAGATCTGGTCTCCTTCTGCCTGGCAGGAGATCCTGGGGCGATTTCAAAACGGCCGGATCCCGCCAGAGCACTGGATGAAGCTCGAGATTTAG
- a CDS encoding metallophosphoesterase gives MPRQRRFRPGTEASPFHQFMVALNRLERLPWAFLALWALALGVIIGLAWGKASGSLEIGIAAAGTFLAFAGGDALMLILLPRLGYSFGPPRPPFVAFTLFRLFLSLGTLPLQPFSWAIGLALIGHLAFTGNLLNALYREPFRLTLTELVVASPKLRGMPPLRVLHLTDLHLERLTRREQQVLRWIEELDPDLIVFTGDLLNLSYVHDPQAQAQCSRFLEALRAPLGVYLVTGTPLVDPPEVVRRILFGFTHITWLNNQVVRFGKLGHQGPQVCLLGLTCTHDPERDGERLRELMRQIPAHALTVLLYHSPDLFPEASALGIDLYLCGHTHGGQIRLPLIGALVTASIYGKRYEMGLYRRGPTTMYVSRGLGMEGLGMPRIRLMCPPEIVLIHLQSDEPEGSKGLSTSS, from the coding sequence ATGCCGCGACAGCGACGGTTCCGGCCGGGAACGGAGGCCAGCCCCTTCCATCAGTTTATGGTGGCCCTGAACCGCCTGGAACGCCTTCCGTGGGCCTTCCTGGCCCTGTGGGCGCTGGCTCTGGGGGTGATCATCGGGCTGGCCTGGGGGAAAGCATCGGGATCCCTGGAGATCGGTATAGCCGCCGCAGGGACGTTCCTCGCCTTCGCCGGGGGCGATGCCCTGATGCTGATTCTGCTGCCTCGCCTCGGGTATTCCTTCGGCCCGCCCCGGCCCCCATTCGTCGCCTTCACCCTCTTCCGCCTGTTCTTGAGCCTGGGCACCCTTCCCCTTCAGCCGTTCTCCTGGGCGATCGGGCTGGCACTGATCGGACACCTCGCCTTCACCGGAAACCTCCTCAACGCGCTTTACCGGGAACCCTTCCGGCTGACCCTGACGGAGCTCGTGGTGGCCTCCCCCAAGTTGCGGGGAATGCCTCCCCTCCGGGTTCTGCACCTCACCGATCTTCATCTGGAGCGCCTGACCCGGCGGGAACAGCAGGTCTTGCGGTGGATCGAGGAGCTGGATCCCGACCTGATCGTCTTCACGGGGGATCTCCTCAACCTGAGCTATGTGCACGATCCCCAGGCCCAGGCTCAGTGCAGCCGGTTCCTGGAGGCGCTGCGCGCCCCCCTGGGCGTTTATCTGGTCACCGGGACGCCTCTGGTGGATCCGCCGGAGGTGGTGCGGCGGATCCTCTTCGGCTTCACCCACATCACCTGGCTGAACAACCAGGTGGTCCGCTTCGGGAAGCTGGGCCATCAAGGGCCTCAGGTTTGCCTGCTCGGCCTGACATGCACGCACGATCCGGAGCGCGATGGCGAGCGGCTGCGGGAGCTGATGCGCCAGATCCCGGCTCACGCCCTCACCGTCCTGCTCTACCACTCGCCGGATCTCTTCCCCGAAGCCAGCGCGCTGGGGATCGATCTCTATCTGTGCGGGCACACCCACGGCGGGCAGATCCGCCTGCCCCTCATCGGCGCGCTGGTCACCGCTTCAATTTATGGGAAGCGCTACGAGATGGGCCTGTATCGACGGGGTCCGACCACGATGTATGTGAGCCGGGGATTGGGAATGGAAGGACTCGGGATGCCCCGGATTCGCCTGATGTGCCCGCCGGAGATCGTCCTGATCCATCTGCAAAGCGATGAGCCGGAAGGGTCAAAAGGCCTTTCGACTTCCTCGTGA
- the rsmH gene encoding 16S rRNA (cytosine(1402)-N(4))-methyltransferase RsmH, translating to MHIPVLLREVLEGLKVRPGGVYIDATVGGGGHAAAILERSAPDGRLLGIDRDPEVLERARERLRPFGERAILVHGSYAELRRIAVRYDFLEVDGILFDLGLSSWQLADPHRGFSFQIEGPLDMRYDPGRGVPAAEIVNRWPEKQLAEIIRRYGEERFARRIARAIVRNRPIRTTTELAELIARVVGRGREDQHPATRTFLALRIVVNEELQALEQALPQAVSLLRPGGRLAVIAFHSLEDRIVKAFFQRESRDCLCPPEVPVCTCGHRASLRLITRKPLRPSEEEIQINPRARSARLRIAERLG from the coding sequence ATGCACATCCCGGTTCTGCTTCGCGAGGTGCTGGAGGGCCTGAAGGTTCGACCCGGCGGCGTGTATATCGATGCCACAGTCGGTGGGGGAGGGCATGCGGCGGCGATCCTGGAGCGCTCTGCGCCGGATGGCCGCCTGCTGGGGATCGATCGGGATCCGGAGGTGCTGGAGCGGGCGCGAGAGCGCCTGCGTCCGTTTGGAGAGCGGGCCATCCTGGTCCATGGTTCCTATGCGGAGTTGCGGCGGATCGCTGTGCGGTATGACTTCCTGGAGGTCGATGGGATCCTGTTCGATTTGGGGCTCTCCTCGTGGCAGCTGGCGGATCCCCATCGAGGGTTCAGTTTCCAGATCGAGGGCCCGCTGGACATGCGGTATGATCCCGGCCGCGGGGTCCCAGCGGCCGAGATCGTGAACCGCTGGCCGGAGAAGCAGCTGGCGGAGATCATCCGTCGATACGGGGAGGAACGGTTCGCCCGGCGGATCGCGCGGGCGATCGTGCGGAACCGGCCCATCCGAACCACAACGGAGCTGGCCGAATTGATCGCCCGGGTGGTGGGCCGGGGGCGGGAGGATCAGCATCCGGCCACGCGGACGTTCCTGGCGTTGCGCATTGTGGTGAACGAGGAGCTTCAGGCGCTGGAACAGGCCCTTCCCCAGGCGGTCTCGTTGTTGAGGCCGGGCGGCCGGCTGGCCGTGATCGCCTTCCATTCCCTGGAAGATCGAATCGTGAAGGCGTTCTTCCAGCGGGAATCGCGGGATTGCCTCTGCCCGCCGGAGGTTCCGGTTTGCACGTGCGGACATCGCGCGAGCCTGCGCCTGATCACGCGCAAACCGCTTCGGCCTTCGGAGGAGGAGATTCAGATCAACCCGCGGGCCCGCAGCGCGCGATTGCGGATCGCGGAGCGACTGGGATGA
- the pgeF gene encoding peptidoglycan editing factor PgeF yields MTAFIHWEAVQREAIVFYRFRGSPWSDIPHGFLTRKGGVSAPPFASLNLSHSVGDDPAAVAENLRRAFTAIGLQGEEAVTAWLIHGNQVALVDKRHRGMILEGVDGLVTVEPGLALFMRFADCIPVLLTDPALPAVGIVHVGWRGLAAGVLEAALELFQRRLGRPPSALHAALGPGIGGCCYAVGPEVIEALEPRIGKALPLHRRNGAWHLDLPEAVRQHLRDLGVASVIAAGVCTACHLEDWYSHRAEHGRTGRFGAWIRNP; encoded by the coding sequence ATGACGGCGTTTATACACTGGGAAGCTGTGCAGAGGGAGGCTATTGTCTTTTACCGCTTCCGGGGCTCTCCGTGGAGCGACATTCCTCATGGCTTCCTCACCCGGAAGGGAGGGGTGAGCGCCCCTCCTTTCGCCTCCCTGAACCTGAGCCATTCCGTTGGCGATGACCCGGCAGCGGTGGCCGAGAACCTGCGTCGGGCCTTCACGGCCATCGGATTACAAGGGGAAGAGGCCGTCACCGCCTGGTTGATCCATGGGAACCAGGTGGCTCTGGTTGACAAGCGCCACCGCGGCATGATCCTGGAAGGCGTGGATGGGTTGGTCACCGTGGAGCCGGGGCTGGCCCTCTTCATGCGATTCGCCGATTGCATCCCGGTTCTGCTCACGGATCCAGCGCTCCCGGCGGTCGGCATCGTGCATGTCGGCTGGCGGGGGCTGGCAGCGGGGGTTCTGGAAGCCGCCCTGGAGCTCTTCCAGCGCCGCCTGGGACGCCCCCCCTCTGCCCTCCATGCGGCCCTCGGCCCTGGGATCGGAGGGTGCTGCTATGCAGTGGGCCCGGAGGTCATCGAAGCCCTGGAACCCCGCATCGGGAAAGCCCTTCCCCTGCACCGGCGCAACGGCGCCTGGCATCTCGATTTGCCGGAGGCTGTGCGCCAGCACCTGCGCGATCTGGGAGTGGCCTCTGTGATCGCCGCCGGGGTGTGCACCGCCTGCCATCTCGAGGACTGGTATTCCCACCGGGCTGAGCATGGAAGGACCGGACGCTTTGGGGCCTGGATCCGAAATCCGTGA
- the cysS gene encoding cysteine--tRNA ligase, with protein MGLVVYNFLTRQKEPFVPLREGRVHMYVCGPTVYDHAHLGHAKLYVSMDVIVRYLRYRGYQVRYVQNITDVGHLLDTGEDRILKGAARERLEPMELVEKYMRSYFEDMDALGVVRPDISPRASCHIPEMIEMIKVLIEKGHAYEVNGSVYFSVESWPEYGKLSGRRLEEQEEGVRVPVREEKRHPADFALWKRAEPEHILRWPSPWGWGYPGWHIECSVMATKYLGQPFDIHGGGIDNLFPHNESEIAQAEAANGVPFARYWLLTGSLTVNGVKMSKSLGNVVRIKDALQQYRPQAIRLFILSSHYRSPIDYSEEAMEAAEKGLDRLWNTVIEVRERLARGDVPETAEPETFMEEIQRARRAFLEAMDDDFGTPEALSVLFEFSKTVNSLLFGGAPVGRPILEAIDAVYREFGGQVLGVIPDVIRPDIPSDLVAGLVQLLVEIRAEARRQRDFARADQIRDRLRAMGIILEDRPEGTAWRMARS; from the coding sequence ATGGGCCTGGTGGTCTATAACTTCCTGACACGTCAGAAGGAGCCCTTCGTTCCCCTGCGCGAGGGGCGGGTTCACATGTATGTCTGTGGACCGACCGTCTACGATCACGCCCACCTTGGACACGCCAAGCTTTATGTCTCCATGGATGTGATCGTTCGCTACCTCCGGTATCGCGGCTATCAGGTCCGCTACGTCCAGAACATCACGGACGTGGGGCACCTGCTGGATACCGGGGAAGACCGCATCCTCAAGGGAGCTGCCCGGGAACGCCTGGAGCCGATGGAGCTGGTGGAGAAATACATGCGCAGTTATTTCGAAGACATGGACGCGCTGGGGGTGGTGCGTCCGGATATCTCTCCCCGGGCCTCCTGCCATATCCCGGAGATGATCGAGATGATCAAAGTCCTGATCGAAAAGGGCCACGCCTATGAAGTGAACGGCTCGGTTTATTTCTCGGTGGAATCCTGGCCGGAATACGGGAAGCTCTCCGGTCGCCGTCTGGAGGAGCAGGAGGAAGGTGTCCGCGTCCCGGTGCGGGAGGAGAAACGGCATCCTGCCGATTTCGCCCTGTGGAAGCGGGCAGAGCCGGAGCACATCCTGCGCTGGCCCAGCCCATGGGGCTGGGGCTACCCGGGCTGGCATATCGAATGCTCGGTGATGGCCACCAAATATCTGGGGCAGCCGTTCGATATCCATGGGGGAGGCATCGATAACCTGTTCCCCCACAACGAGAGCGAGATCGCCCAGGCGGAGGCCGCCAACGGGGTGCCCTTCGCCCGCTACTGGCTGCTCACGGGATCCCTCACCGTCAACGGCGTGAAGATGAGCAAAAGCCTGGGGAACGTGGTGCGCATCAAGGATGCCCTCCAGCAATACCGACCCCAGGCGATCCGCCTGTTCATCCTCTCCAGCCATTACCGCTCCCCCATCGACTACAGCGAAGAGGCCATGGAGGCAGCGGAGAAGGGCTTGGACCGCCTCTGGAACACGGTGATCGAGGTTCGGGAGCGGCTCGCCCGGGGAGATGTTCCCGAAACCGCGGAGCCGGAGACGTTCATGGAGGAGATCCAGCGGGCACGACGTGCGTTCCTGGAGGCGATGGACGACGATTTCGGCACACCGGAGGCCCTTTCGGTGCTCTTCGAGTTCTCCAAAACGGTCAACAGCCTGCTCTTCGGCGGGGCCCCAGTGGGGCGTCCCATCCTGGAGGCCATCGACGCCGTCTATCGGGAGTTCGGCGGCCAGGTCCTGGGGGTGATCCCCGACGTCATCCGGCCGGACATCCCCTCGGATCTGGTGGCCGGGCTGGTGCAGCTGCTTGTCGAGATCCGGGCGGAAGCCCGCCGCCAGCGCGACTTCGCCCGCGCCGATCAGATCCGTGATCGCCTTCGGGCCATGGGGATCATCCTGGAAGACCGTCCAGAGGGCACCGCATGGCGGATGGCCCGTTCTTGA
- a CDS encoding UDP-N-acetylmuramoyl-tripeptide--D-alanyl-D-alanine ligase, translated as MSGEIGTRVAVEGMTLADLAEALSGRRPPWETPIRHVAIDSRTCKAGDLFVALPGERTDGHQYVGDAFHRGAIAALVHQDVPAGAMVVDLERGPWPESLTFPVCFRVPRTLDALHRWAGWWRARFPVRVIGITGSVGKTSTKELTWAILSRRYETLKTEGNLNSEIGLPLMLLQLTARHQRAVLEMGMYARGEIAALCAIARPVIGVVTMVGPVHLERLGSMEAIAAAKAELVEALPEDGVAVLNRDDPYVRGMAERTRARVFFYGLDPEADLWADEIVSEGLEGVRFDLHYRGETFRRVRVSLLGRHSVHTALRAIAVGILEGLTWEEIFAGLRDRRAQLRLVAVPGLRGSTILDDTYNASPPSMLAALNLLAELDGRKIAVLGDMLELGAYEIEGHRLVGGRAGAVADLLITVGPRARIIAQEAMAVGLPPHRVWICDSNQEAIEVLRQILEPGDVVLVKGSRGLHMEEIVSALCEG; from the coding sequence ATGTCCGGGGAGATCGGGACGCGAGTTGCAGTGGAGGGGATGACGCTGGCGGATCTGGCCGAGGCGTTGAGCGGACGCCGTCCGCCCTGGGAGACGCCGATCCGGCATGTGGCCATCGATTCGCGGACATGCAAGGCAGGGGATCTCTTTGTGGCATTGCCCGGGGAGCGGACCGATGGACATCAATATGTGGGCGATGCGTTCCATCGTGGGGCGATCGCCGCCCTGGTTCATCAGGACGTTCCAGCGGGCGCGATGGTGGTAGATCTCGAGCGAGGGCCATGGCCGGAATCCCTGACCTTCCCGGTTTGCTTTCGGGTCCCCCGAACGCTGGATGCGCTCCACCGCTGGGCCGGATGGTGGCGGGCTCGCTTTCCGGTGCGGGTGATCGGCATCACCGGGAGTGTGGGGAAGACCAGCACCAAGGAGCTGACCTGGGCGATCCTCTCCCGGCGGTATGAGACGCTCAAGACCGAGGGGAACCTGAACAGCGAGATCGGGCTGCCGCTGATGCTGCTCCAGCTCACGGCGCGCCACCAGCGGGCGGTGCTGGAGATGGGGATGTATGCGCGAGGGGAGATCGCCGCCCTCTGTGCCATCGCCCGCCCGGTGATCGGCGTGGTCACGATGGTCGGCCCGGTCCATCTGGAGCGTCTGGGGAGCATGGAGGCCATCGCGGCGGCGAAGGCGGAGCTGGTAGAGGCCCTGCCCGAAGATGGCGTGGCGGTGCTGAACCGGGATGATCCGTATGTTCGAGGGATGGCGGAACGGACCCGGGCCCGGGTCTTCTTCTACGGCCTGGATCCGGAGGCGGATCTGTGGGCGGACGAGATCGTGAGTGAGGGGCTGGAGGGGGTGCGGTTCGATCTGCACTATCGGGGCGAGACCTTCCGGCGGGTCCGGGTCTCGTTGCTGGGACGCCACAGCGTCCACACCGCCCTGCGGGCCATCGCCGTAGGCATTCTGGAAGGGTTGACCTGGGAGGAGATCTTCGCGGGCCTGCGGGATCGGCGGGCCCAGCTGCGCCTGGTGGCGGTGCCGGGCCTTCGGGGCTCTACGATCCTCGATGATACCTATAATGCCAGCCCGCCCTCGATGCTGGCCGCTCTAAACCTGCTGGCGGAGCTGGATGGCCGGAAGATCGCGGTGCTGGGGGATATGCTGGAGCTGGGCGCTTATGAGATCGAGGGGCACCGGCTGGTAGGGGGACGAGCCGGAGCGGTGGCGGATCTCCTGATCACAGTAGGACCGCGGGCCCGCATCATCGCCCAGGAGGCGATGGCCGTGGGCCTGCCACCTCATCGGGTGTGGATCTGTGATTCCAACCAGGAGGCCATTGAGGTCCTCCGGCAGATCCTGGAGCCCGGAGATGTGGTGCTGGTGAAGGGCTCCCGGGGCCTGCATATGGAGGAAATCGTCAGCGCCCTGTGCGAGGGGTAA
- a CDS encoding PIN/TRAM domain-containing protein, with translation MDFERFLRLIGMLVLGVAGWRLGMDAARLGLDSRPAWQFALAFSLVGAILGLILTPWLTIRPAAMIRQIIRPIPLQQLIAGTIGLILGLIMAGLVSYPLSLLPDPLGRVMPSLGAVFFGYLGLTVASTRYKDLLAIFPRHLRDGRDGEHAILLDTSVIIDGRIADVARTGFLQATLLVPRFVLNELQHIADSQDPLRRNRGRRGLEILNRMQKEGHVPVRIVDMDVEGREVDEKLIALARRLRCPIMTNDYNLNRVAELQNIRVLNINELANAVRTVLLPGETFTLSIIQEGKEPGQGVGYLEDGTMVVVEEGRRYIGREIPVVVTKVLQTAAGRMIFARPEEPSRGGSS, from the coding sequence ATGGATTTTGAACGCTTCCTTCGTTTGATCGGCATGCTGGTGCTGGGGGTCGCCGGGTGGCGGCTGGGGATGGACGCGGCCCGGCTGGGGCTGGATTCGCGCCCGGCCTGGCAATTCGCCCTGGCCTTCAGCCTGGTCGGCGCCATCCTCGGCCTCATCCTCACGCCCTGGCTCACCATCCGCCCGGCCGCCATGATCCGCCAGATCATCCGGCCGATCCCCTTACAGCAGCTGATCGCCGGCACGATCGGATTGATCCTTGGGTTGATCATGGCCGGGCTGGTTTCCTATCCGCTTTCTCTCCTTCCGGATCCCCTGGGCCGGGTGATGCCCTCCCTGGGGGCCGTGTTCTTCGGCTACCTGGGCCTCACGGTCGCCAGCACCCGCTACAAGGACCTGCTGGCCATATTCCCTCGCCACCTGCGCGATGGACGGGACGGTGAGCACGCGATCCTGCTGGATACCAGCGTGATCATCGACGGCCGGATCGCCGATGTGGCGCGCACCGGGTTCCTCCAGGCCACGCTCCTGGTGCCCCGCTTCGTCCTGAACGAGCTCCAGCACATCGCCGACTCCCAGGACCCCCTGCGGCGCAACCGGGGCCGCCGGGGCCTGGAGATCCTTAACCGGATGCAGAAAGAAGGTCACGTCCCGGTCCGCATCGTGGATATGGACGTGGAAGGTCGGGAGGTGGACGAGAAGCTGATCGCCCTGGCCCGCCGCTTGCGCTGTCCGATTATGACCAACGACTACAACCTGAATCGGGTGGCCGAACTGCAGAACATCCGCGTTCTCAACATCAACGAACTGGCCAACGCCGTGCGGACGGTTCTGCTGCCCGGGGAAACGTTCACGCTTTCCATCATCCAGGAAGGGAAGGAGCCCGGACAGGGTGTGGGTTACCTGGAGGATGGGACGATGGTCGTGGTAGAGGAGGGGCGCCGCTACATCGGCCGGGAGATCCCGGTGGTGGTGACCAAGGTGCTTCAGACGGCGGCCGGTCGGATGATCTTCGCCCGGCCCGAGGAACCGAGCCGCGGGGGCTCCTCTTAA